Proteins from a genomic interval of Epinephelus fuscoguttatus linkage group LG16, E.fuscoguttatus.final_Chr_v1:
- the lrit2 gene encoding leucine-rich repeat, immunoglobulin-like domain and transmembrane domain-containing protein 2, with protein sequence MDIICYLLVIALLNIQTYETSSQCLRGCSCVEDRHGRSLICMEESAFGAIPENLPDDMTKIRIEKSHFTEIPRGAFSKTPALENLWLNFNDITVINSKGLEGLGNLTELRLQGNKLRSVPWTAFEDTPALKILDLKHNQLDVLPEHALKFLPGLTYLDLSFNRLTVISKEVFQNWPLYQKLQSTEEREATAFGPNVVLALHDNAWLCDCRLKGFVEFIRSLSPPIILMNSYLTCSGPDFKAGKFFHEIELQACMKPIVTTPSSKVSLPQGANVTLRCFAKARPDPAVWWTYGLKIIRGFHESQERVDEDTFRSVLLIPSLHAADRGTYTCTAVNFIGNSSASVLLDVHSPDGSQSSLLPGNLAPPAFHDENIYIDIRIVKQTIRGITIEWRAALDHPSETWFTIHFGLAGADNKEKINIGPGIHSYSVTDLMPATKYEICVTLKSQAPRPGQCIVFVTGSDVTEMEQREKLIHIVVIVLAMVLAVPIGMYACTTDTKFACLEGIMASWKNRRRDSSPTGMERERQGTFDSLQAPSDEGLVMKDSSEDRKAEEFVAKM encoded by the exons ATGGACATAATTTGTTACCTGCTGGTCATAGCTTTGCTCAACATCCAGACGTATGAAACTTCCTCACAATGTTTACGTGGGTGCAGTTGTGTGGAGGACCGTCATGGGAG GTCACTCATTTGTATGGAGGAGAGCGCGTTTGGGGCCATACCAGAGAACCTTCCAGATGATATGACCAAAATACGCATAGAGAAATCTCACTTCACTGAAATACCCAGAGGCGCATTCTCAAAAACGCCTGCTTTGGAAAACTTGTGGTTGAACTTCAATGATATCACAGTGATAAACTCAAAGGGTCTGGAAGGTTTGGGGAACTTAACCGAGCTCCGTCTGCAAGGGAACAAGCTCCGTTCAGTACCATGGACAGCGTTCGAGGACACGCCGGCCCTAAAGATCCTGGACCTGAAGCACAACCAGTTGGACGTCCTGCCGGAGCATGCGTTAAAATTTTTGCCAGGTCTGACTTACTTAGACTTATCCTTCAATCGGCTTACGGTCATATCGAAGGAGGTGTTCCAAAACTGGCCTCTGTACCAAAAACTACAGAGCACGGAGGAGCGGGAGGCGACCGCTTTCGGGCCGAACGTCGTGCTGGCGCTCCACGACAACGCGTGGCTCTGCGACTGCCGCCTGAAGGGCTTCGTGGAGTTCATCAGGTCACTGAGTCCCCCGATTATACTGATGAACTCCTACTTGACCTGCTCAGGGCCGGACTTTAAGGCGGGCAAGTTCTTCCATGAGATAGAGCTGCAGGCGTGCATGAAGCCCATCGTCACCACCCCGTCCTCCAAAGTCAGCCTGCCTCAGGGCGCAAACGTCACCCTGCGCTGCTTCGCCAAGGCCAGGCCAGACCCTGCGGTGTGGTGGACATATGGCCTGAAGATAATCAGAGGATTTCATG AGTCTCAGGAGAGAGTGGATGAAGACACCTTCAGATCCGTCCTGCTGATCCCATCCCTCCATGCAGCCGACCGTGGTACCTACACCTGCACTGCTGTCAACTTCATTGGAAACTCCTCAGCCAGCGTCCTCCTGGACGTGCACTCTCCTGACGGCTCCCAGTCATCGCTCCTCCCTGGCAATCTGGCTCCACCTGCTTTTCACGATGAAAACATCTACATTGACATCCGCATCGTCAAACAGACAATACGTGGTATTACCATTGAGTGGCGTGCCGCCTTGGACCACCCATCCGAAACCTGGTTCACCATCCACTTTGGCCTCGCGGGTGctgataataaagaaaagatcAACATCGGCCCAGGGATTCACTCTTACTCTGTCACTGATCTGATGCCTGCAACCAAATATGAAATCTGTGTGACCCTTAAGAGCCAGGCGCCGCGTCCCGGCCAGTGCATTGTGtttgtaacaggaagtgacgtcaCTGAGATGGAACAGAGGGAGAAGCTGATTCATATAGTGGTGATAGTTTTAGCCATGGTGCTGGCTGTGCCTATAGGTATGTACGCCTGCACCACTGACACTAAGTTCGCCTGCCTGGAGGGTATCATGGCGTCCTGGAAGAACCGACGGAGAGACAGCAGCCCCACTGGGATGGAGCGGGAGAGGCAGGGCACCTTTGACAGCCTGCAGGCCCCCAGTGACGAGGGCCTGGTTATGAAAGATTCCAGTGAAGACAGGaag GCCGAGGAGTTTGTTGCAAAGATGTGA